In the genome of Aquisalimonas asiatica, one region contains:
- a CDS encoding MarR family winged helix-turn-helix transcriptional regulator: MDHVDKILAQWRQERPDLEVSPMGTIGRIKLLSQLLTRGLEKTWSAHGLSGASFDVLATLQRSGSPYALSPGDLMASTMVTSGTVTHRVDQLVKAGLVERIRNPDDGRGFLISLTAQGHELIDQAVTAHVEAQAELVAVLTDEQRAQLDDLLRQFLHGLEQS, translated from the coding sequence ATGGACCATGTAGACAAGATTCTCGCGCAGTGGAGGCAGGAACGGCCCGATCTTGAAGTCTCCCCGATGGGTACGATCGGGCGGATCAAGCTGTTGTCTCAACTACTCACTCGGGGATTGGAGAAGACGTGGTCGGCGCACGGCCTGAGCGGTGCGAGTTTCGATGTTCTGGCCACTCTGCAGCGATCGGGCTCACCGTATGCGCTGTCACCCGGAGACCTGATGGCGTCCACCATGGTGACTTCGGGCACCGTGACGCACCGTGTTGATCAACTGGTGAAGGCGGGGCTGGTTGAGCGCATCAGGAACCCGGATGACGGTCGTGGCTTCCTGATTTCCCTCACTGCGCAAGGCCACGAACTCATCGATCAGGCGGTCACCGCCCATGTCGAGGCTCAAGCGGAACTGGTCGCTGTCCTCACCGACGAGCAGCGCGCTCAACTCGACGATCTGCTGAGACAGTTCCTGCACGGCCTGGAGCAAAGCTGA